From Nicotiana tabacum cultivar K326 chromosome 15, ASM71507v2, whole genome shotgun sequence, the proteins below share one genomic window:
- the LOC107766429 gene encoding uncharacterized protein LOC107766429: MDEYSSKRAVNGLYVPRRGLRDIADSRDENVQLCSRYGCSSRLNSMKSPQVKCTEKPRPFKPSFTSSNGKDVVGSSSRTSSSARKSLKESHIKSFSHVENDQSETTCLHGEQPDVPRHMKSSKAQQPQFDSVMRDTGSSKIILAEVGGSSGASSSKPRRLFSPKYSNQNSPVGSSVSSSSKAIGAGTRGTSSGAGYVPRNLKCNSGSDVSLTTNSRFSRRDMVKRGNSEGESSSSSKGKKVSGASPKEGDVIRPTRGGITISDSRGSKNFDVRVDNRAVSVRTRRSMNVPRFRDSIRDSSSQPESPNLSLQSSSQFFSDASSSDSSAYSFSGNDVEDFPAEVHGTSAELGINQLINRDALQRYNMDGVAQVLVALERMEQDEELTYEQLLVLETNLFLGGLNFYDQHRGMRLDIDNMSYEELLALEERMGSVSTALPEEALPKCLRKSIYQAMPSEMGEFGSDGNEDEIKCTICQEEYMIGDEIGRLECDHGYHVECVQQWLRHKNWCPICKSSAAPSS; encoded by the exons ATGGATGAATATTCGAGCAAAAGAGCTGTTAATGGACTTTACGTTCCCAGAAGAGGTTTGAGAGATATAGCTGACAGCAGGGATGAAAATGTTCAGTTGTGCTCCCGATATGGATGCAGCAGCCGACTCAACTCTATGAAGAGCCCGCAAGTTAAATGTACAGAGAAACCAAGACCTTTCAAGCCTTCTTTCACTTCTTCAAATGGAAAAGACGTTGTTGGGAGTTCATCTCGAACATCGTCTAGTGCTAGAAAGTCACTCAAGGAATCCCACATTAAATCCTTTTCTCACGTTGAAAATGATCAATCTGAAACTACTTGTTTACATGGTGAGCAGCCTGATGTTCCACGCCACATGAAGTCATCAAAAGCGCAGCAACCCCAATTCGATTCAGTAATGCGAGATACTGGATCAAGTAAAATTATATTGGCAGAAGTAGGTGGCTCTAGTGGAGCTTCAAGCAGTAAACCTCGTAGATTATTTAGTCCAAAGTATTCCAATCAAAACAGTCCAGTAGGTTCCTCTGTTTCTTCATCATCTAAGGCCATTGGTGCAGGGACAAGGGGAACTTCTAGTGGGGCTGGATATGTGCCGAGAAATCTAAAATGCAATTCAGGATCAGATGTCTCTTTAACAACAAATTCAAGATTTAGTAGAAGGGACATGGTAAAAAGAGGGAACTCAGAAGGTGAAAGCAGTTCATCCTCTAAAGGGAAGAAAGTAAGTGGGGCATCACCAAAAGAAGGAGATGTCATTCGTCCAACGCGTGGTGGTATCACAATTTCTGATTCAAGGGGTAGTAAAAACTTCGATGTTAGGGTGGATAATCGTGCTGTATCAGTTAGGACTCGTAGGTCAATGAATGTGCCTAGGTTTAGGGATTCAATACGAGATTCGTCATCTCAGCCTGAATCTCCAAATCTCAGTCTGCAATCATCAAGTCAGTTTTTCTCAGATGCCTCTTCGAGCGATTCCAGTGCTTATAGTTTTTCTGGAAATGATGTTGAAGATTTCCCAGCTGAAGTGCATGGCACTTCTGCAGAACTAGGCATCAACCAATTAATAAACCGTGACGCCTTGCAGCGATATAACATGGATGGAGTTGCTCAG GTACTGGTGGCACTAGAGAGAATGGAACAAGATGAAGAATTAACATATGAG CAACTACTTGTGTTAGAGACCAACTTGTTTCTTGGTGGCCTTAACTTCTATGACCAGCATAGAGGTATGAGACTGGATATAGACAATATGTCCTATGAG GAATTATTAGCTCTTGAGGAAAGGATGGGCAGTGTTAGCACAGCTCTACCAGAGGAGGCATTGCCAAAGTGCCTCCGGAAAAGCATATATCAGGCTATGCCTTCAGAAATGGGGGAATTTGGTAGCGATGGGAATGAAGATGAGATCAAATGCACTATTTGTCAG GAGGAATATATGATTGGAGATGAAATAGGAAGGTTGGAATGTGACCATGGTTATCATGTGGAGTGTGTACAACAGTGGTTGAGGCACAAGAATTGGTGTCCTATATGCAAATCTTCAGCAGCTCCATCATCTTAG